aattacaacgtcacctactggttcagagtaaactgccaccaccgcggttactatgggaccgtggggcccactaactgactgactaatcctgcgaataaaacggttaaacacacgatattctgtctagccaacaacagacaaacagtagcgtatcttcagagacccgggatcatttctgtgtgtgctgataagcagggtagcgaaacagtgaatgacttggggaaagtcgtttattcacgcaatataaataattaatatatacagacaattatgaaaatcaacaattattaaaacagtaatagccagtatgaaaaataaaagaagggagaaaaatacttagttcctggaaagatgtccttattgtgggaagaatcataaagttcttggtttcaaagtccagagttcagagttcagaccaggtggatgccagcatatcctcaagctggcatctgatgagtgcaagatggttcagtgtggaggacactgagtttgggtcctcagccattcttatgcccctgcttcagtaggagggagtgagggcggggagccatacacccccttagaagatgagaggagccctccccttgtactgggctagaaatcatatctacccatatatgggctctatctcacagaaccgtacaggtcagggcagatttattaacattttcaggtctgtctcgatttacccagcgccctgataccagacatgaggggtgggacccctgtggtatcatcagggcactttgaaactgcctagctggcagtccttacctccgaaggttctgaaacgtcctcagaaccagcaccggggctcatgctacacttcccccatgtttggtgaagcggccatctcaggaaccccagaaatattacagatctgggaagttatggattatgccatgagactgaggttgtgttctagctgctaacagctgactttcctttgatctttagcagagaacagagtgtccagacctcccgtggattcgtagcctgcttggctgcacctaggcatcctttggttaattaacatctccatgagatcagctaagtgtcaccaggttcccagagccaaaagggaaattgtgccttccacagggaatatgtccaagctaattaacaccttccccccaggctgtcatttcagctaagacagatttcccagctgttcctaagcagagggatactgcacatcagatcttggttttattgatctgaggcgcaatcgatgcaggaatcgagtgcgatcgttcttttcttcacgggcggttccaggacgcgcctgcgtccccgcaatcgtccgtgacaggacCGTGATCGATAAGTGAATTCAGATTTTTTTATGGCCTtatagctaatttttttttttattatttttttttggggggggggggggaaatcactattAAATCACTATTATTACTTATAACAAAGTCAGTCTTTCTCTTTAGTAAGATTCATTGGGATGTACACAATAAAATGCGTTAGCAGAATAACATGCGTAAAGTCTCGCACACAATGGGTAGAGCAtgaaatgtattgcattctgcactACTTATTGTGCATTAAGACACTGTGCACGTTATGCTGCTTAATACAATTTAGTGCATACACTCATGATGTGATGTTATCAAGACTTTGGAGGGATTTTGTCAGCTGTTTCTCCTGCTTCTTTTTAGACCGAATCCATCATCGAGCACCACCACAGCTCCCTTCTGAAGTACTTCCACAAAGCACCCCAACTATAGAACTAAGACATCgacccctctctcctctctccagcaaCCACCATTCTTCCCCAGACCCTGAAACCCGCCCTTTACGATCACCTCTGGAAACCAGCCTTCGTCGCCCCTCTCCTGCCGATCGGTTCCACCGTTTACAGATTGAAAGCAACCACCACAATCAAGACCCCTACCCTTTATCCGTATCCCCTGCTGAAGCCAACCACTGCCCCGCTGAAACCCTGCCCAAGGCTGGCAGCCCACGCCAGGAAACACCACGGGTAATTCAGCTCATGCCCAGCCCCATCATGCACCCGCTGCTACTCAACCCTCGACACCAAGTGGAGTTCAAACAGCCACGGCTTGGGGTGGACGATGGTCAGCAAAGGGAAGGGAAGCCAATGAACCTGTCACACCGAGAGGAGATGGCATATATGAATCATGTGATGGTCTCCATGTCGCCACCTGAGGAACAGACTATACCAATTGGGAGAATAGCAGGTGAGTGCTCTTCATTTGGCGGCAGATTTTCTTGATTGACAAATGCCACAACTACATGATGGCACTGCTACAGCCAGGTAACTCTTTAAAGTGCCATTTGAAAATGTATTGTAAATGTGCACTTTTTCTTCCTTCATTAAATCTGCAAAACACTAGTCTTGTGACCTGCTGCTAATATACCTATATCTCTCTGTATCTGCTAAAGGTGTGCATCAAATGGTCATAGTTACCTAGTTAgtttagttgaaaaaagacatccacccatcaagtccaaccaggaaaataaataaacacgatcctgaacctgcacatatcccagttgatccaggcaaagacaaaaacccttacaaggcctgggccaattagccttctgGAGTCgggaattccttcccgactccatagggcagtcagataaatccctgaatCAACTTTTCCGGGCATTACCTAAAAATTATAGCAGAGGATGCccgtcaatgcaaggaaagcatccaagccctctttaaatgcagatctaGAGTTTGCCATCACTACTTCCCGAGGtaaagatgttccagattttaaccactctcactgtgaaggactgcTTTCTCAAAAgatagcaaaaaaatgttttcctccacACGCAAATCCTGTCCCCTTGTCCGTCATACAacgctagggacaaaaagctcatctgccaagggcTCAGGAACCCTTACAGAAGAAACTCGCTAGGCACCTACTATATAGCCGCGATTTGCCGCAAAATGCAGAATTTTGAGTGCACGGCTGTGCCCTCTATCGGGAACCTCCAGGCGTTGAAATTTACCAGGTGCCTGATTTTCGGTAAACAACCTAAATTTCGATGCCAGGACCTACCCAATAGAATTACGGATTCCCGGGGCATGCGGATATGCAAATTGTGGCTTAGCGGCACCTCTGGACCTCCAAATTGCCTTTCTTTGCCCCAAATTGAGGCTCTGTGGtagggtggttggggttaggagccaccaggggggccttaggggtaAGCACCACCATGGGGAATCTTATGGTTAAGTACCACCAGGTGAGGTCTTGGggctaaccccaagacctccaacaccaccaggggcgtcttaggccagggtcacacttagcaaAATCGCATGAGTTTACCCCATAGAGCTTAGTGGAAAACTCATGCGATTTTGTTAAGTGTGAaatggctcccaactgtccctctttcgaaaggacagtccctctttgggagctctgtcgctctgtccctgtttcctcctaatttgtccctctttcaggactttgtccctctttctttgtaaatatatatatatatatatatatatatatatatatatatatatatatatatatatatatatatatatatatatatatatttctctactaaaaatgtgtttgtttgactctaaactttattcccatcctttaatttGATACATTACCGGTACTTACTTTTAAGATGTTAAAATAAAGGAaattgaaccaggatagaaaggaccagtgtggtttgaattataaaacctatttttcttatgaaatctttatggtatgcgtgactaggggtgtgacgggggtgtggttaggggtgtggcttaagtgtccctctttcccatctcaaaaagttaggGGGTATGGTGTGACcctggccttagggttaggcattggtagagggagagttctgtgtgagactaTGGTTAAGttcagccatagtaaaatatccagtagtagaatatcgctaattttagcgatattctactagcgacaatcccctgtaccatttttttccaggtgcctttttttcatgtatgcctgcAGGATGCCAACTCCTCTTCTTTGTAGATGTCATCCATTCTTCAAGCAGGAAAAAATTGATGGTGGCCACTATGTAACTGATAGTGCTGTAAGGAGTCGGATTTATCTTTACATTTGTATTGCTGTGCTAGGGCACCATCTGTGAAACACTTTCTCATAATAATCAGTAACACAAGAACACTGCATTAATGATCAGGGCCTCATTTGAAGTTTATGAACACTATAAAAAAGAATTCCAAGATGTGTTAAAATTAGTTTTTAGTTTTTAACAGTTATTGCAATTAATCATTGAATGCCTTTTTCtttgcttagggctctttcacattagataaCCCATGCACGAACCTTTACACGCGTTATGACCTGCGTCGTGACGTCAGGAAGTTGCGGTTCAATGCTGATCAGTGGCGCTAATTCACCCTACGGGAAACCGCCACAGCAGGatgattaaccttcctggcggcggTAACCTTGAGCTATGCTCGGGCTAGCTGCCGGAagctcaatgcagagcaatggCATTTTTACTCccctcccaggggatccagatGCAAGCAGCCATTATTCTTCCTCTACatggaggctctgaatcactaatTGCCGTCAGTaacctcactacagggttacagcgccacctggaggacggagggaaaatttGCAGCGCTGGATTCAAGGGAggaaagtgcaggggctgctgctggctttctcccggcatgatttttttttcccctggttttagggtctgaaacattcggaaaagaccctaaaatctggaaataatcatactgccagggaggttaacagctcccagatgcattacaacataaCGCTGtggaacgctttgtctaatgtCAAAGATAACATGAACgtcaaatagactttcatgttacctttctaacCGCATCCTAGGAGCGGTCTGACAAAACGCACAGATCGGCTACTAGTGTTAAAGAGCCCTTATCATCAGcttgaaaaattaataaaaacagtGTTCTAATTATTAAAAACACTGTAATCTAGAACTGAGTGACACTGTGGGGAAGTGAGCCCATGGAGATGCATCCCTTGGCTACAGCTGAGCGACAAGTTTGgttgttatgggggggggggggaagcattgtGGCAGACAATGAAGCGGCTTATGGCCAGCAGGGTAAGCACAATGTTTTTGGAATCTTTAAATTCGCTTGAGAGGCACCTCATACTAATTTCTTGGCCAAAATGCCCAGTCTCAGCTGAAATTTGTCTagagtatgtataaaatattaaaGGCAAGATTTCCAATTTGCATTTTCATATGCATGCTTTTAGGTAAAAAAGTGTTAAAATGGGCAAGTTTTTAGCAGCAGCAAATCAAATTTAAAGAAAATTGTGATCATCCTGTACGGAAAAAAGTGGCATGTACATATTTTCATTGTGTTTTTCTGTGCGTGGAAAGGGCCATTAGATGTCAGGAAAGAGGTTTGTGCTGTCACAGGTCTAACGCGACAGCATCTGTGTTTCTGATTCAAATatacagtaaaggggcccatacacctaactattttccctGTGTttctgttgttctggtccaagccctatcccctaGAGCCATACCAATCCCTGCCATAcagtgatgaggaccaaaagtgtgGAACACTGTCTGTATgtaggttgatgtggctctgtaaaaataaactataggcttgctattcaccagtggttctggatgtaagcctggctttgggggtgtaaagagataatttgcatattcagtagtggtgcattgtgggtaaccacagattttTACTTCAAGCtgtattatcgcaaataccttctgtttttaagaaggcaaattacactgagccAGTCTATAATTGTATTGGCAGTTTTGTAGCTGTGAGAATAAGAATAAAATAACACTCAAAAACTCATCAGAGAgctgatcagagagcgatctgtcggttgcccatacaccgcaggctgaatcccaatagatttcatgctgaaattgatccagaATCGGCTTTTTGCAGTGCATCCACCATCTCGCCGTCCCCTCAATGTATGATGAGATCCCCGGTGACCAGTGctatatactttacctgtccgccacTGGCCCCGGACGCACTTCTTCCTCCATACATGCACCACACATGGCTGCCAATGTACACGTGGGCATTTGGGTGACTTCACACTTGTGTCCTGTTAccctggcaaccacgtggggcgcgtgtatggagcaaggagtgCACCAAAAGCCAGCAGAGTACAAGCAgcggccatggacaggtaatgtatgagtgCACTGGGCGCCAGGGGAGAGGGGCACGTTACTCATTGGGGGGGGCAGCATCGGGGGTTTCGTCGCTCATCCCGATATCACTCTCCATTACTGTCACGCACCCAatcaagcaagtcggccctacagcttgcagcatgtccgatcgattaatgcaaccaatttcggaccCATATTGATTGCattgtcaatcgggcatgcaTTTGACAACACAGATTTTCATCCTATTCCGATTTATGATATTAGGATCGGATAGTCGATCaaccgccaagttgcctgatgtatggcctcctttagatttttttttttttttatctttacatCAAGTGAAACACTGTGCAACCTTCTGGTACAGCCATGGGCTGTACCGTAATGTTGCACGGAACTAATCAGATttgtaatgctgaatacacacgttgagatttcccgttcgattcccgggatcgaacggatcgaatcgattatttccaacatgctcgaaacGGATTTtgatcgtttctgccgtcgatttgcatgttaagtatgccaaatcgatggCAGAAACGATCAAAATccaaatcgagcatgttggaaataatcgattcgatctgttcgatcccgggaatcgaacgggaaatctcaacgtgtgtattcagcagAAGACTGGTGATTGATTACCCAACAACTAATCAAGTTGTCAGGTGTCATTAATCTTCTGAATCTGATTAGTTCTTGGAAACTTTTGTTCACCCCTCAAGAATTCACTCATTGCATATCCATAATCTTTATCTTTTACAGATAAAATTAGATGTTTGTGATAATGTCCTcatgacacacgcacacacaaacacacacccacAAACTgccatcagatttcacccattcatgtcaatgggaaTAATGTAAAAGCCTGCCATTCGAACAGTAAGAAAGCCAGAGtctccaaacttggcacagttgctcacttgGTGACAGAGATGAAGACTACAttacagtgggatgttgcattgtaatgcgacgttaaaaaTCACGACGAAAAAAAAGGGTGGTAGCGCACATTAATGCTGTtaccgtcacatacagtaggtgcagtgaaacatacaggcagtgaaaagtatgctctCCTGTACCCGGTAAAAGGaacagcagtgcgttaccataacactaagggcctgtttccactacacgtagattggatgcagaaaaactgactccaatgaaagcctatgggaaaatctgcatcagaaaaattgcgtttagtggaaaaaggcccatagacattcattggagtcagtttttctgcatccattctgcatccaatctgcgtgtagtggaaacaggcccttaacgtTACAATGCGATGCTGTCGCattgtgaacgtcccataggcttatcattgcagtgcggtaagctgtgttataagagtttataaggcagctccgcaacatcccactgtgaatgtagccgaaAAATTCAGGAATAATGGGCATTAACATTACTTTTACTATGTTTGTCATATCTGACTATTGAGAGAATTTTAatgaaagagagtctgaagcgagaataaatctcgcttcagacctcatagatagcaggggcatgcgtgcccctgctaaaacgcagctatcctgcggcttaacgggggtcccttcacccccaaatcccctccgtacagccggggagcgctttcgcattggggcagggctaaccgccgcagccctgcctcccgcgcgtctatcagacgcgtacctccgcctctcccccgctgctctcagtcttccttcactgagaggggcgggggagaggcggcgatgcgcgtctgatagacgcgactagaggcagggctgcagccgttagccctgcctccagggagAAAAAATTCACGACCAAGCTGACGACCAAGTCTtgtgggggtgggtttgggggtgaagggacccccgtttagctgcttGTTTTTTTACCGTATATGCGGTTTGGTAGAGTGTTACATTCTCTAATAACCAATTATGatgatgacttaaagagaacccgaggcgaggttctgagaataaaatccccatacagaggctgggtctgtctatagagcccagcctctgttgctatatagatcgcccctaagccccctcccccccctgcgctctgtaattCCCCCCATAAAACAGtcgcgctgctgacacgcagcttgtcagagcaCGCTGTTTATCTctcctgtcagtctcgccgctccccgcctcctgcatcgctctggtccccgcccacgtcccttccctcaccgctgattggagggaagggacgcgggcgggaccggagcgatgcaggaggcgggggagcagccgagactgacagagaagaggtaaacacagcgcggctgtgagttatggggtattgcagagcacagggggggcttaggagcgatctatatagcaacagaggctgggctctatagacagacccatcctctgtatggggatttcattcccagaaccccgcctcgggttctctttaagctggccactaacggtccaatttctagcgaaaaatcgttcaagcgatcagaaattctgatcggaagtgaaatattgtaatacatcgtttactacaccatcaacgaaccaatctttgcttcctatctatcacaaccaacaagaaaatccaaattttggtttgacgaaaattcattcagtcgacatttttttcactcgttcataattgatcgtgtccaccaatggagattatttacaaccaatccgatcagaatttctgatcgctcgaacgattttttgcttgagattggaccgttagtgaccaCCTTTAGAAGATGAAGGGAAGGGAAAGCAATTCCACAGCATGTGACTTCTTTTCTTGCTCTTGTTCTCTTCAGATTGCCGCCTGCTATGGGATTACGTGTACCAGCTCCTGTCTGATACACGATACGAGAACTTCATCCGCTGGGAGGATAAAGAGTCGATGGTTTTCCGAATCCTGGACCCCAATGGCCTGGCAAGACTGTGGGGGAATCACAAGGTGTGTGACACATTCCAGATAATTTCTTAGGCAGGGTTCACCCTTATTAAAAATCTTGTGCCttatgcaaatgtgcaaaaatgcatgTGCTGCacatctaatgaaagtcaatcGAGAATCGCATTTCTGCTAAAAATTGTGTTTTTGCGTTGACGTTTTAGCatgtgtgggaaaaaaatcttctTGAAGCATAAATTTGCAGAGTGCAAACTTTTTCCAATTAACTTTCATTatctgtgggggggaggggagaggaagcATGTGTGGAAAACCACATATGGCAAACTTGGTAgaatttaaagtggtctgaaactctgacagaacattcaataaaaatgtgtttccctactttttattactcataaagTTATCACATttccttttgtgcataagtaatattgtctatttacaaattaagtttccaaagtgtaattTATATTgtcctgaaacctgccattgcattttattcaaactgctttttattatatattaacatcttctaattagctgatttgagctgtttgtgtgcttgaagcacagagagcttcacagagagctccttttcacttgttacactgtgttacacacatgtatcaacattggaatgcaaacaaagatactgttatctccagtttggatgcggatttgaagctgaatcgcaggacaaagtgcttggcttaaccatttcagtggtgatctgctagaaaaaaattctgggatagtagctttcaagctgtgaggaattttttttagagcaaattagaaatgctgactttcagaccactttaagtgtgttttgccaaaatcgcgttCCTTACACCTTTAATGTATTtcagttttccatttttttctgcatttgcatGAAATTTAGACTTTTGCTCCATATTCAATTTAAGGGCTGGTCTGCTTTTTGTCATGTGTGATTTGtgtttcaatgcaagtcaatggcaatGTAGAAAAATTACATGAAGCAATGTTCCCgaccctgtcctcaaagcccaccaacagtgcatgttttgtggaaatccacagatgtAGTAATTCAggtctgctgcaacactaattacctcacctgtgaatgtttgtggttttatgcaaaacatgtactgttggtggtccttgaggacagggttggggaactctgacacaggggcgttgctagtgtCCTAGGAGATCCAGGGCACCCACGAGGCACCAGGTAAAGAGAACCAGCGAAGCGTG
This DNA window, taken from Hyperolius riggenbachi isolate aHypRig1 chromosome 3, aHypRig1.pri, whole genome shotgun sequence, encodes the following:
- the LOC137564049 gene encoding transcription factor ETV6-like isoform X2; this encodes MKEEPVGLPAHLRLPPSHWSREDVSQWLRWAENEFSLHPIENNTFEMNGKALLLLTKEDFRYRCSHSGDVLYEVLQHILRQRKPRPVHSVFHSGNSLHGHPELMIPHNHHEDRIHHRAPPQLPSEVLPQSTPTIELRHRPLSPLSSNHHSSPDPETRPLRSPLETSLRRPSPADRFHRLQIESNHHNQDPYPLSVSPAEANHCPAETLPKAGSPRQETPRVIQLMPSPIMHPLLLNPRHQVEFKQPRLGVDDGQQREGKPMNLSHREEMAYMNHVMVSMSPPEEQTIPIGRIADCRLLWDYVYQLLSDTRYENFIRWEDKESMVFRILDPNGLARLWGNHKNRTNMTYEKMSRALRHYYKLNIIRKEPGQRLLFRFMKTPEEIMSGRTDRLEHLESQELDESMYQEDEC
- the LOC137564049 gene encoding transcription factor ETV6-like isoform X3 is translated as MRRLVEGWKKVQEPISYSPPESPGQNCATPSPSPLHVPGPRAYRMKEEPVGLPAHLRLPPSHWSREDVSQWLRWAENEFSLHPIENNTFEMNGKALLLLTKEDFRYRCSHSGDVLYEVLQHILRQRKPRPVHSVFHSGNSLHGHPELMIPHNHHEDRIHHRAPPQLPSEVLPQSTPTIELRHRPLSPLSSNHHSSPDPETRPLRSPLETSLRRPSPADRFHRLQIESNHHNQDPYPLSVSPAEANHCPAETLPKAGSPRQETPRVIQLMPSPIMHPLLLNPRHQVEFKQPRLGVDDGQQREGKPMNLSHREEMAYMNHVMVSMSPPEEQTIPIGRIADCRLLWDYVYQLLSDTRYENFIRWEDKESMVFRILDPNGLARLWGNHKNRTNMTYEKMSRALRHYYKLNIIRKEPGQRLLFRFMKTPEEIMSGRTDRLEHLESQELDESMYQEDEC